A DNA window from Daucus carota subsp. sativus chromosome 3, DH1 v3.0, whole genome shotgun sequence contains the following coding sequences:
- the LOC108212246 gene encoding protein GLUTAMINE DUMPER 3-like, whose amino-acid sequence MAGMASAPLSMQEKSPWHSPVPYLFGGLAAMLGLIAFALFILACSYWKLSSRLSNGDETPGSDLEAGEEPAGNVKAQVFDEKCLVIMAGQEKPTYLATPMWSRATSFDSNTSCSTDY is encoded by the coding sequence ATGGCTGGGATGGCAAGCGCACCACTATCCATGCAGGAGAAGTCACCATGGCACTCTCCTGTGCCCTACTTATTCGGAGGTCTTGCTGCGATGTTAGGTCTTATCGCCTTCGCCCTTTTCATTCTAGCTTGCTCTTACTGGAAGCTCTCGAGTCGTCTCAGCAACGGCGATGAGACGCCGGGGAGCGACCTCGAAGCCGGTGAGGAGCCAGCCGGAAACGTGAAAGCACAAGTGTTTGATGAAAAGTGTCTGGTTATCATGGCGGGACAAGAAAAACCTACTTATTTGGCTACGCCTATGTGGAGTAGAGCCACTTCATTTGATAGCAACACTAGTTGTAGCACTGATTACTGA
- the LOC108211110 gene encoding cellulose synthase-like protein E1, whose amino-acid sequence MRNEDVALFESKGVSKSMLLCRRAFAGSTSLAILSVWLYRCFYFVYDYQSHAHALVWIGMFAAEVWFGLCWLLTQASRWNLIYRRTFKDKLSYRHEKELPGIDIFGCTADPTIEPPIMVINTVLSVMAYDYPSEKLSVYLSDDGGSDITFYVLTLASTFAKHWIPYCKKYKLETPCPAAYFSNSAPPTPASEDWASIRELYEEMKNRIQSVTELGGISKELRLEHNGFTGWESFSSPRDHDTILHILIGVSSSREVKGVDGCALPNLIYLAREKRPQHPHNFKAGAINSLIRVSEQMSNGPVILTLDCDMYSNSTRSLRDALCFFMDEEKGYEIAFVQFPQSFENVTRNDIYGSSLRTDMEVDFHGMDGFGGSMYIGTGCFHRRDTLCGRVFSKSQRDRGFWRKGNDNQYFIETAYDLEERLKDLASCTFEKDTQWGTEMGLKYGCAVEDVITGLSIQCNGWKSVYYNPERKGFLGLAPTSLHPTLVQHKRWSEGDLQILLSKYNPASYGFRRIHPGLIMGYYVYILWAPSSLPTLYYCIIPSLHLLIGNSLFPQISSLWIIPYAYIIFSAYAYSLAEFLWSGGTFLAWWNDQRMWLYKRTSSYFFALVDTISRLVKYSSTTFTITSKVADQDAYQRYEQDIMDFETPSPMITILVTLAMLNLFCLAGLAKQLLVDFSRTLETMILQIIQNFFLVVINLPLYEALFERKDKGKVPSSVTVKSVFLALLACACFTFLH is encoded by the exons ATGAGAAATGAAGATGTTGCTCTGTTCGAGAGCAAGGGAGTTAGCAAAAGCATGTTGTTGTGCAGGAGAGCTTTTGCAGGATCGACGTCGTTGGCTATACTTTCGGTTTGGTTGTATAGATGTTTTTACTTTGTCTATGATTATCAAAGTCATGCTCATGCACTTGTGTGGATTGGCATGTTTGCCGCGGAGGTTTGGTTTGGTCTCTGCTGGCTGCTAACTCAGGCCTCACGCTGGAATCTTATCTATCGCCGCACTTTTAAGGACAAGCTCTCCTACAG GCACGAGAAAGAGTTGCCTGGAATTGACATATTTGGGTGCACAGCTGATCCGACAATTGAGCCACCAATCATGGTGATCAACACTGTTTTATCAGTCATGGCTTATGATTACCCATCCGAGAAACTCTCTGTCTATCTTTCAGATGATGGAGGCTCTGACATTACCTTCTACGTGCTCACACTAGCCTCAACCTTTGCTAAACATTGGATACCTTACTGCAAGAAGTATAAACTCGAAACACCTTGTCCTGCAGCTTATTTTAGCAACTCTGCACCACCTACACCGGCTTCTGAAGACTGGGCCTCCATCAGG GAACTATACGAAGAAATGAAGAACCGAATTCAAAGTGTGACAGAACTTGGTGGGATTTCTAAGGAGTTACGTCTGGAGCACAATGGATTCACCGGATGGGAGTCCTTTTCGTCTCCCCGGGACCATGACACCATACTTCAT ATATTAATCGGAGTGAGCAGTAGTAGAGAGGTGAAGGGCGTTGACGGGTGTGCATTGCCTAATCTGATATACTTGGCAAGGGAGAAGAGACCTCAGCATCCCCATAACTTTAAAGCTGGGGCCATAAATTCATTG ATAAGGGTATCAGAACAGATGAGTAATGGACCTGTCATACTAACTCTAGACTGTGATATGTATTCTAATAGCACTCGATCATTAAGGGATGCTCTTTGTTTTTTTATGGATGAGGAAAAGGGGTATGAGATTGCTTTTGTGCAGTTCCCTCAGAGTTTTGAAAATGTTACAAGGAATGATATTTATGGTAGTTCCTTGAGAACAGATATGGAG GTGGATTTCCATGGTATGGATGGTTTTGGGGGTTCTATGTACATTGGAACTGGCTGCTTCCACAGAAGAGATACTCTTTGTGGCAGAGTTTTCAGCAAGAGCCAACGCGATAGGGGATTTTGGAGAAAAGGGAATGACaatcaatattttattgaaactgCTTATGATTTAGAAGAAAGACTGAAGGATCTAGCAAGTTGTACATTTGAAAAGGATACTCAATGGGGAACTGAG ATGGGATTGAAATATGGGTGCGCGGTGGAAGATGTGATCACCGGACTCTCAATCCAGTGCAACGGATGGAAATCAGTATACTACAATCCAGAAAGAAAAGGGTTCTTGGGTCTAGCTCCCACCAGCCTGCATCCAACTCTGGTACAGCATAAGAGATGGTCTGAGGGTGATCTACAGATCTTGCTATCAAAGTACAATCCAGCATCATATGGTTTCAGAAGGATTCATCCTGGCCTCATAATGGGATACTATGTGTACATACTCTGGGCTCCTAGTAGCTTGCCAACACTCTATTACTGCATCATCCCCTCCCTCCACCTCCTAATTGGCAATTCTTTGTTTCCTCAG ATATCCAGCCTGTGGATTATTCCATATGCATACATAATTTTCTCTGCATACGCGTATAGTTTGGCTGAGTTCCTCTGGTCGGGTGGCACTTTCCTAGCCTGGTGGAATGACCAAAGAATGTGGCTGTACAAGAGGACTAGCTCCTACTTTTTCGCCCTTGTCGACACCATAAGTAGGCTGGTGAAATATTCAAGCACAACATTTACGATCACATCAAAAGTGGCTGATCAAGATGCATACCAGAGATATGAGCAAGATATCATGGACTTCGAAACTCCTTCACCTATGATTACCATATTAGTAACACTTGCTATGCTTAATCTCTTTTGTCTTGCTGGGTTGGCAAAGCAACTTTTGGTGGATTTTAGCAGGACTCTCGAAACAATGATTCTGCAGATCATTCAAAATTTCTTCCTGGTTGTGATTAATTTACCATTATACGAGGCACTTTTCGAACGGAAGGACAAAGGCAAGGTACCAAGTTCTGTCACAGTAAAATCAGTTTTCTTGGCTTTGCTTGCTTGTGCTTGCTTTACATTCTTGCATTAG
- the LOC108214864 gene encoding cellulose synthase-like protein E1 isoform X1, whose translation MRNEGNALFESRGVSRGLLICSRAFAASTLLAIVSIWLYRCVHLFAHNNHALVWIGMFAAEVWFGLYWMLTQASRWNIIYRRTFKDKLSYRDEKELPGVDIFVCTADPTIEPPIMVINTVLSVMAYDYPSEKLSVYLSDDGGSDITFYALTLASAFAKHWIPYCKKYKVESPCPAAYFNTSAPPEEGSEDWASIKDLYEEMKNQIQSVTELGGISKELRLEYNEFTQWESFSSARDHDTILHILIGVSSDKEVKDIDGCTLPNLIYLAREKRPQHHHNYKAGAMNSLIRVSEKMSNGLIILNVDCDMYSNSSQSVKDALCFFMDKEKGNEIAYVQFPQNYENVTKNDIYASYMRTISEVDFHGMDGLGGPLYIGTGCFHRRDTLCGRVFSKNQTTSNYWNRGNEHRFLEEASFDLQERLKNLASCTFEKDTQWGNEVGLKYGCPVEDVITGLSIQCSGWKSVYYNPERKAFLGVAPTSLYPTLVQHKRWSEGDLQILLSKYSPASYGFGRISPGHIMGYCVYLLWAPSSLPTLYYCIIPSLHLLSGNHLFPQISSPWFIPFAYIIFSAYAYSLAEFLWTGGTFLGWWNDQRIWLYKRTSSYFFALVDTIGSLVKFSSTTFTITSKVADQGAYQRYKQDIMDFETPSPLITILVTVAMLNLFCLAGLVKQLLVDFSRTFETMAVQIILCSFLVLINLPLYEALLLRKDKGKLPSFVTVISVSLALLACTCFTFLN comes from the exons ATGAGAAATGAAGGTAATGCTCTGTTCGAGAGCAGGGGAGTCAGCAGAGGCTTGTTGATTTGCAGTAGAGCTTTTGCAGCATCTACGTTGTTGGCTATAGTGTCCATTTGGTTGTATAGATGTGTTCACTTGTTTGCTCATAATAATCACGCACTTGTGTGGATTGGCATGTTTGCTGCTGAGGTTTGGTTTGGTCTCTACTGGATGCTAACTCAGGCCTCACGGTGGAATATCATCTATCGCCGCACTTTTAAAGACAAGCTCTCCTACCG AGACGAGAAAGAGTTGCCTGGAGTCGACATATTTGTGTGCACAGCTGATCCAACAATAGAGCCCCCAATCATGGTGATCAACACGGTTTTGTCTGTCATGGCTTATGATTACCCATCGGAGAAACTATCCGTTTATCTCTCTGATGATGGAGGCTCCGACATTACCTTCTACGCGCTCACACTGGCCTCTGCCTTCGCTAAACACTGGATACCATACTGCAAGAAATATAAAGTCGAATCCCCTTGTCCTGCAGCCTATTTTAACACCTCTGCACCACCAGAAGAAGGTTCTGAAGATTGGGCCTCCATCAAG GATTTATATGAAGAAATGAAGAATCAAATTCAAAGTGTGACGGAGCTTGGAGGAATTTCTAAAGAGTTACGACTAGAATACAATGAATTCACTCAATGGGAATCATTTTCGTCTGCCCGTGACCATGACACCATACTTCAT ATATTGATCGGAGTGAGCAGTGACAAAGAAGTTAAAGATATTGATGGGTGTACACTACCCAATCTTATATACTTGGCTAGGGAGAAGAGACCTCAGCATCACCATAACTACAAAGCTGGAGCCATGAATTCGTTG ATAAGGGTGTCAGAAAAGATGAGCAATGGCCTTATCATACTAAATGTAGACTGTGATATGTATTCTAATAGCTCTCAATCAGTAAAAGATGCTCTTTGCTTTTTCATGGACAAAGAGAAGGGAAATGAGATTGCCTATGTGCAGTTCCCACAGAACTATGAAAATGTGACTAAGAATGATATTTATGCTAGTTACATGAGAACAATTTCCGAG GTGGATTTTCATGGTATGGATGGCTTGGGAGGTCCTTTATACATTGGAACTGGCTGTTTTCACAGAAGAGATACTCTTTGTGGGAGAGTTTTCAGCAAGAACCAAACCACGAGCAACTACTGGAATAGAGGGAATGAACACCGATTTTTGGAAGAAGCTTCTTTTGATCTACAAGAGAGACTGAAGAATCTAGCAAGTTGTACATTTGAGAAGGATACTCAATGGGGAAACGAG GTAGGTTTGAAATATGGATGTCCAGTGGAAGATGTGATAACCGGACTTTCAATTCAATGTAGCGGATGGAAATCAGTATATTACAATCCAGAACGAAAAGCGTTCTTAGGTGTAGCGCCCACCAGTCTGTACCCAACTCTGGTGCAGCACAAGAGATGGTCTGAGGGTGATCTACAGATCTTGCTATCAAAGTATAGTCCGGCATCATATGGTTTCGGAAGGATTAGTCCTGGCCACATAATGGGATACTGTGTGTACCTACTCTGGGCTCCAAGTAGCTTGCCAACACTTTATTACTGCATCATCCCTTCCCTCCATCTCCTAAGTGGAAATCATTTATTTCCTCAG ATATCAAGCCCATGGTTTATTCCATTCGCATACATTATTTTCTCTGCATATGCATACAGTTTGGCTGAGTTCCTCTGGACGGGTGGCACTTTCCTAGGGTGGTGGAATGACCAGAGAATATGGCTGTACAAGAGAACTAGCTCCTATTTCTTTGCCCTTGTCGACACCATAGGTAGcttggtgaaattttcaagcaCAACATTTACGATCACATCTAAAGTGGCTGATCAAGGTGCTTATCAGAGATATAAGCAAGATATAATGGATTTCGAAACTCCTTCTCCTCTGATCACCATATTAGTAACAGTTGCTATGCTCAATCTTTTTTGTCTTGCTGGTTTGGTGAAGCAACTTTTGGTGGATTTTAGCAGGACTTTCGAAACAATGGCTGTACAGATCATTCTGTGTTCCTTCCTTGTTCTGATAAATTTACCATTGTATGAAGCCCTTTTGCTACGGAAGGATAAAGGGAAACTACCAAGTTTTGTAACTGTAATATCAGTTTCCTTGGCTTTGCTTGCTTGTACTTGCTTTACATTCTTGAACTAG
- the LOC108214864 gene encoding cellulose synthase-like protein E1 isoform X2, producing MRNEGNALFESRGVSRGLLICSRAFAASTLLAIVSIWLYRCVHLFAHNNHALVWIGMFAAEVWFGLYWMLTQASRWNIIYRRTFKDKLSYRDEKELPGVDIFVCTADPTIEPPIMVINTVLSVMAYDYPSEKLSVYLSDDGGSDITFYALTLASAFAKHWIPYCKKYKVESPCPAAYFNTSAPPEEGSEDWASIKDLYEEMKNQIQSVTELGGISKELRLEYNEFTQWESFSSARDHDTILHILIGVSSDKEVKDIDGCTLPNLIYLAREKRPQHHHNYKAGAMNSLIRVSEKMSNGLIILNVDCDMYSNSSQSVKDALCFFMDKEKGNEIAYVQFPQNYENVTKNDIYASYMRTISEVDFHGMDGLGGPLYIGTGCFHRRDTLCGRVFSKNQTTSNYWNRGNEHRFLEEASFDLQERLKNLASCTFEKDTQWGNEVGLKYGCPVEDVITGLSIQCSGWKSVYYNPERKAFLGVAPTSLYPTLVQHKRWSEGDLQILLSKYSPASYGFGRISPGHIMGYCVYLLWAPSSLPTLYYCIIPSLHLLSGNHLFPQFG from the exons ATGAGAAATGAAGGTAATGCTCTGTTCGAGAGCAGGGGAGTCAGCAGAGGCTTGTTGATTTGCAGTAGAGCTTTTGCAGCATCTACGTTGTTGGCTATAGTGTCCATTTGGTTGTATAGATGTGTTCACTTGTTTGCTCATAATAATCACGCACTTGTGTGGATTGGCATGTTTGCTGCTGAGGTTTGGTTTGGTCTCTACTGGATGCTAACTCAGGCCTCACGGTGGAATATCATCTATCGCCGCACTTTTAAAGACAAGCTCTCCTACCG AGACGAGAAAGAGTTGCCTGGAGTCGACATATTTGTGTGCACAGCTGATCCAACAATAGAGCCCCCAATCATGGTGATCAACACGGTTTTGTCTGTCATGGCTTATGATTACCCATCGGAGAAACTATCCGTTTATCTCTCTGATGATGGAGGCTCCGACATTACCTTCTACGCGCTCACACTGGCCTCTGCCTTCGCTAAACACTGGATACCATACTGCAAGAAATATAAAGTCGAATCCCCTTGTCCTGCAGCCTATTTTAACACCTCTGCACCACCAGAAGAAGGTTCTGAAGATTGGGCCTCCATCAAG GATTTATATGAAGAAATGAAGAATCAAATTCAAAGTGTGACGGAGCTTGGAGGAATTTCTAAAGAGTTACGACTAGAATACAATGAATTCACTCAATGGGAATCATTTTCGTCTGCCCGTGACCATGACACCATACTTCAT ATATTGATCGGAGTGAGCAGTGACAAAGAAGTTAAAGATATTGATGGGTGTACACTACCCAATCTTATATACTTGGCTAGGGAGAAGAGACCTCAGCATCACCATAACTACAAAGCTGGAGCCATGAATTCGTTG ATAAGGGTGTCAGAAAAGATGAGCAATGGCCTTATCATACTAAATGTAGACTGTGATATGTATTCTAATAGCTCTCAATCAGTAAAAGATGCTCTTTGCTTTTTCATGGACAAAGAGAAGGGAAATGAGATTGCCTATGTGCAGTTCCCACAGAACTATGAAAATGTGACTAAGAATGATATTTATGCTAGTTACATGAGAACAATTTCCGAG GTGGATTTTCATGGTATGGATGGCTTGGGAGGTCCTTTATACATTGGAACTGGCTGTTTTCACAGAAGAGATACTCTTTGTGGGAGAGTTTTCAGCAAGAACCAAACCACGAGCAACTACTGGAATAGAGGGAATGAACACCGATTTTTGGAAGAAGCTTCTTTTGATCTACAAGAGAGACTGAAGAATCTAGCAAGTTGTACATTTGAGAAGGATACTCAATGGGGAAACGAG GTAGGTTTGAAATATGGATGTCCAGTGGAAGATGTGATAACCGGACTTTCAATTCAATGTAGCGGATGGAAATCAGTATATTACAATCCAGAACGAAAAGCGTTCTTAGGTGTAGCGCCCACCAGTCTGTACCCAACTCTGGTGCAGCACAAGAGATGGTCTGAGGGTGATCTACAGATCTTGCTATCAAAGTATAGTCCGGCATCATATGGTTTCGGAAGGATTAGTCCTGGCCACATAATGGGATACTGTGTGTACCTACTCTGGGCTCCAAGTAGCTTGCCAACACTTTATTACTGCATCATCCCTTCCCTCCATCTCCTAAGTGGAAATCATTTATTTCCTCAG TTTGGCTGA